ACTTGAACGACGTCAAAATATCTTGTGAGAGTACTGTTTTTGTTTTGATATTGCAAATGTTTGTCCAGATGACGAtgtccaaaaaacaaaaaaaacatacAATTGGCTGCTGCGGTGTGTAAATACAGATTGCGTGAAACTGGTTAATATGAAAAATTGAGTTGTGTGTCTGTTGCTAGATATGAAGGATTGCACAAAATTTTGTAGCAGGCACTATTAGCATCACGTAGAGTATCCAGACTTTATTTCCTTGAGATCTGAAAGCTAATATTTAGGTTGCTTATGTTTAAGCTACCAGTCCAGGAGATCGTTAAACTTTCGTCCGTACGTCTTATTGCAATATTTTATTTATCCTAAAATATGTGACGTATTTGACGAGTTTAAAAGAAAGAATACAAGATTTTAAAACTCATGATCTAAAATAAGTTTTAGACATTTGTAAGATAGGTGAACTTGCAAATTTACTATAGTCTCACTGAATAAGTAAACAattgaatttttaatttttataacatAGGGGGTAGGGAAAGGAAAAAATGTAAAGGGGATTTGTACCCTCTCCAATAAGATAAAAGTTCAGTAGCCAATCAATTGAGCTACTAAAATTCATACTACACAATTGAATTGACACAATTGCACGGTCCAATAAAATTGAGGGTTGTCattgtaaatcatctcattaggAGTCAATAAAAAATTTTAAAGTTCATATTATGGAAATGATACTTTTTTTTTGAGTTAGAACAAAAAAAGTGTCAGCATAGGAATGACGATAAAACAAAAAAATCAGCCTACTGGTACTTTAACATTAAAGTTACTGAGGCCTCATTTGTTTGTACTTATTGAagatctgaatctgaatggtttgtACTTATTGAAGATCTGAATCTGAATGGCTCAGATCTTAAGTGTATTTATTCGCATTAAGATCTAAACACTTATTGGATTTGAATAtctcttaatcattaagatcttaaaTCAAattttaatatcattaagagatatttttgtatgaaacttttttATCACTAGCTCTAACCCCAACCCCACCCCTCCACCTCAACctcaccccaccacccacccacccTCCACTCCCCACTGCACCACCAACCCCAATCCCACCCCACACCACCCAACCCCACTCAACACTACTCCCTACCGCACACCACCCACCGCCACTCCCCACCACCCATccctaccccacaccacccacccccactccccaccaccaacccctaccccacaccacccactcactccccactacccccaccaccaaccccacccctCACCCCTCCATCCCCACACCTACAAaacatctccaccattactaATGAACAtaaatatttcattttttttatcaaataatattttttttattaaatttatatttattttctactatttagttactttttaatttgaattgtatatttaatatgtttaaataaatatattatgcACATTCAGTTATTGAAAAATAAacaatcttaatcattcagtgttcagacctagagacaacattttaatcattcagatgtgcattctaacgtttaatcttaatgaaaacaaatgaggcttgAATCTATTGGAAATGCTAGGAGCTAAATTGATGATTGTCAGTTCTTTTGGACTCGTAAACAAGCATCTTCACTCAAAAAAACAAAACTACACTAATAAGATTTACACAAGAGTATCAAGAAAACAAAATACAACTTTCAGTCTAATTAAATTAATGCAGAAGATGCTGGGAGTTTTACATATTACAAAAACTTCCGTTCGTCCCAAGATCTTCCAACACTCAACTGTCTTCCTGGCTGTCCGTGTTCTTTGAGAAAgaggtcaaaaaaaaaaaaaaaacacaaagaaATGACAGCGTTACACGAATGACCAGTTAATAAACGAAAAGGCCAGGCAGTGGACAGTATTTTCTTCAGATGACGCAAAGACTTTCCATGCAATAGCTTGTTCATAAGAAATATGTCGTCCCATTGCTGACATGCAGATACCACCAGGCAAACACGCAAAACCCTGAGATCAAGTATCAAAAAATAGTTAAGACCAAAACTACCTCAATTTTGGTTTAGGCTCCGCAATAGCCTGATCACATTCTTAGCGGTTGTTTCGTTGTTGTTAGGAAatgaattattcatgtattaacaAACATAACTAGTATTATGTTTGGTAGTATTTTAGTTGATATGTACAACACAAGTACGGTGTTTGGATACCAATTTACAAACCGCATAACTAGAAAATGCATACTCTATGAGTCaatttatgttttattttataCAGGGTAGGAGGagtaactaatacatgaataactctaaccagcaaccaaacaaccccttcaCACTAGAAGTGGAACCAACCAATTTACTCGACAAAATGAATTTTGCAGTATTATTATTCCTCTTTCCTTAAGGGGTCGTTTAGTTCAACACAAAGGTATCTtacatatgggataagataagattTTGGTATATCATGGTTTTGGCTATTAGCCAAAACCAAACACCGGACAAATTTGCTCAAACAGACCCTAAGCGATCAAAACTAGGAGGAAGGAAAACTACTTTTACAGTGTGCACAATCTGAAAGCTAATTACCTGTTCCATGATCTTGGGAAATTCTGAGAACAACACTTTCCTCCCGGATTCATCAAATATCTTATCTAGAGTAATGTCTTGTAAAGCAACTAATGTTGTCTCCAGCATGTCAAGCCCAGCCTTATTAGCGAATATGAAAACTGGCGACGACTGCAACAACAGAGAAAGAACTTCATCAACTTACTGACACATTCTTGTAACATGATAGAAGACAAGAACATGGATGGGGGGATTCAGCATTTGAAGTTTAAGGGTTCCTACAGTAATGTCAAATTAATTTACAATATTAAGTGGGTTCACAATCAAATACTTGGTGAATATTTAATTCAAATACAAGATAGCAAAAGCTATATGTTCATGTTCATAACTCAACTTAAACGTATATATGCTCATGTTCATAGCTCAACTTAAACGTACAATATTTCTTCATCACAAACGAAATATGTTATCTACATGAGTTCTTAAAACCGGTAAGCAGGAAAATTCACACCTTCAATGAGCAGCACAAAATAGCATCTTGGTGTTGCCATAGATTCTTTAGCACTGATTCATCACCACTAGAATCAGCTCGAAGTAATTCCGTCCCCATGTGATAACTGGAGATTAAATGCAAAAGAAGATAAATGGAATGTTAACAAATGAAAACCCAAGTACTTCTGAAACCCTCTCTTATCTTTTCTCAAAAAGTTGATAAAGGAATATTTTACAGCTTACCTATAGCTCTGGCAGATCCAGTGCGACAATGTTACAGCTTCTGGTGAGCCTGGAGAAAGCTTGGACCCTAGTGTTGGATTCACTCCGGTAGGAGATATTGCCATGGCAACGCGTTGGACAGATGAAACCACACTGCGAACATATTGGCGGGCCATCGTAGCTACGTTTTCTTGAAGATTGTCCTCAAATGGAAATTGGAAAGCGATTGTCAGTACAGATCGTGCACTGTAACAAGAGGCTGCATCTCCAGTAGCAGCGTTCGTTGCTGGGCCCACTTCAAGACTTGATGCTAGATCCAAAGTTCTATGAGCGTTTAATGTATCCTGGGCATCCCTCTGAATAATAAAATCACAAGCCAAGCTATACTGTCAATGTTTAATTCAGTTAACGCTCTGAATTCAATGGTGTTGTGGATGAAATATTTTACTCAACTGATTTTGATTCGAGAGGAATGATGCGAAACCCAGAGGGAAGCAAAGGTGCATCATCTGGAAACATCTCATCAATTGGAGCAAAAACTAGTTCAGAACAGGCCCCAACTGCATTCTCATCAGTTCCACTACACATCTGGAAATTACTGTTACGTTAGTATTATCCTTCGACAATGTTTGTTTAGTATAGCACGCAAAAGTACCTGGAGAAGGTGAATATCTCTTGGCATAAAAGCATCTTCCTGGCCAATAGAGTGACCTTCCAGCCTAATAACTTCAAGCATCTGGAAATCAAAAGGAAAAGAGGGGGGTAAGTCTCATGTAGGAGTGGCAACCAGGCGGGGTGGATCGGATATGGACAGGTCGAAAACGAGTCAAACAAAAACGGATAAAATATACAACCCGCTCATATTAAcacagataaaaaaaaattgggttaaCCGATGGATAATATGAATATCCATGGCTTCAGGAATAGTCAGGTGAGAAAAAGCTAAAAATAAGCCTAGACTCCCAGAAAGCAACAACTCATGAAAAATTGCAACCAGACAAATGGGTATTCATTGGGATGTCCATTTTTAGAggataatatacatatttgatcctTTTTTAGAAAGTCAGTTATCCAACCCATGTCTAATGGTCGGATTAGATGGTTACTTGTTTTAGCCTAGCAATTGAAAGAGTGACAAGTGCTTACTTCTTCATGTTCAATTGTGTGGCCAAGTGGCATTATTATCTGGCTTCCGGTAAATCTGGTAGGTCTCATTCCAGGATATGTATATGGACAAGATTTCAATGCAGAAGCTACATAGGCATCAACATTAAAATCCGCCCACTCTGAACGGTGCTCCCTCAGAAACCGAACCAGTACTGCAGGAGGAACATTCTGCCAGCAAACAAAAAAGTTAGGTATATTCTCATTCATCCAATTACAAGCTCATGGAGAAATTGTTTAGTCAGTTCAATAAAGCTCCAATATTCACCTGGAGTAGCATTGATGCTTTGGCACAAAGGATACCTCCAAGAGGGGAAAGCGGAATGGATGAGGTGGGGAGGTTTTTCCTTGAATTGACAGCAACTATGACATCTTCAGTACCATCCGAACTTAACATTGACCAGCCATCATCACTGAATCCATTTATGGCATCATTGAACCCTCTGCAATTATAGTagaacaaacaacaacatacccagcgcAAATTAGACCAATAATGTAGTTGTAAATTTTCTTCAGAATTAGCATCTAAAGAGAGAACACAGAACAAAAACCAGAAATAAACATTACCTGCATAATCTCTGGctaaatgttcgaagaacagctGGTTGCCTTCCTAGACCATATACTACCTCGCCACTAGTCTCCTGAGCAATTTGCCTTGCATATCGCAATGCCTTTACGGGAAACAAATTAAAACATGAAATCAGTGCTTCTTTTACTGTGATGGCAAGCTATGAAAAGTGTGGTAATTGCACAAGTACTTCAAACCCGACAAATAAAAAACAAAGCATTCACTGAACAGTTTGGTGGGCGTCATAGCATAAGGTTTCTCATCATCAATATGTTAAAATGCATACTTCTATGCCAACACAATAAGGAAAAATTGAACCGTAAAAAATCAAGGGTTGAACTCACCGCAATAGTCATTTTCTGACCCACAACTTTTGACGATTCATAAAGTGGACGAAGAATCTCAGGGGCACTCCATGCCTGAAAAATTATATGCAGTGAAGTGCAGCTACAACATGGAATAGGTTAAGGAGAAAGGTAGGCGGTACAGTCCGATATCTGACCTCAAGATTCAGGTGATCAACAATATGTATAATGGATCCTCCACCGTCACATGGTCGGATAAGATATCCGGATGGAAGCATTTGAGCTCTTACAAACTGGGAAGCAGCAGCAGGATTTGGGCCGGCTCCAGTACCAGAGAGGGATCTTTCACAAACCTTGGTGGGTGGGGGGGAAATTGATGCCACATATAACAAGAGACCATCAGCAACATATTCAAAATGGTACAGCTAATAGAATTCACTATTTCAAAATCAGCAAATAATGTaggagaaaatgacaaaatggtcccttatgtgtGAGGATAGGTTCAAAATAGACCCTTTAGTATGCGCTGAACTGTTTTAATCCTTTTAGTTAGTTAAAAATTTACAATTTTAGTCTCTATCAAATATTTGCTGAACTTTGTCAATTAGATTTGACAACTAtgaaaaaaaaggaaggaaattagtgagaactcacatttagaggtgtgatttttgtagtttctgctattATTGATTTATTTCTAGAGTCTCGTGCAACTTTTTGAGGtgaaatttctaaaaaaaaattaatatcttTTTAGTGTCTAGTGCAGTTTGATGGGACTTTATTGTGATTTACGGTAAAATCTTTTTTCCCACCATTTCCATCAAATCTAACCAACAtaaattgttaaatattttaCACAGACTGAAAGTTAAacgacaaacttaaaggactaaaagtGTTCAGTACATACTTAAGGGACTAAACCATTTTCGTCATTTTCTCAATAATGTAGCACCAAGTTTACATGTAGAAGTAGCAGGATCCTCAAAGATCTAAAAAGGGGTGGTTAAGATGCATCATTTTTATTAAAGTTTACAAATATGACCCAAATATATTACATTCAAGGCTCTCGTTCATTTAAAGGGGGCTGAGATGTCAAAAGACAAGTTAAATAAGCAATGCCAGAACTACTAAGTACAAAAGTAGCCAGATCACCGATACTAGCTAGCTCTAATGAGAAAGATGTGCTTACCACAAGACTACCATTCTCTAGGGTTGT
The sequence above is a segment of the Lycium barbarum isolate Lr01 chromosome 6, ASM1917538v2, whole genome shotgun sequence genome. Coding sequences within it:
- the LOC132600410 gene encoding homeobox-leucine zipper protein REVOLUTA isoform X1, which translates into the protein MAMVAHQQRENSSGSITKHLDSSGKYVRYTAEQVEALERVYAECPKPSSLRRQQLIRECPILSNIEPKQIKVWFQNRRCREKQRKESSRLQTVNRKLSAMNKLLMEENDRLQKQVSQLVCENGYMRQQLTASAATTDVSCESVVTTPQHSLRDATNPAGLLSIAEETLAEFLSKATGTAVDWVPMPGMKPGPDSVGIFAISHSCSGVAARACGLVSLEPTKIAEILKDRPSWFRDCRNVEVFTMFAAGNGGTIELLYTQTYAPTTLAPARDFWTLRYTTTLENGSLVVCERSLSGTGAGPNPAAASQFVRAQMLPSGYLIRPCDGGGSIIHIVDHLNLEAWSAPEILRPLYESSKVVGQKMTIAALRYARQIAQETSGEVVYGLGRQPAVLRTFSQRLCRGFNDAINGFSDDGWSMLSSDGTEDVIVAVNSRKNLPTSSIPLSPLGGILCAKASMLLQNVPPAVLVRFLREHRSEWADFNVDAYVASALKSCPYTYPGMRPTRFTGSQIIMPLGHTIEHEEMLEVIRLEGHSIGQEDAFMPRDIHLLQMCSGTDENAVGACSELVFAPIDEMFPDDAPLLPSGFRIIPLESKSRDAQDTLNAHRTLDLASSLEVGPATNAATGDAASCYSARSVLTIAFQFPFEDNLQENVATMARQYVRSVVSSVQRVAMAISPTGVNPTLGSKLSPGSPEAVTLSHWICQSYSYHMGTELLRADSSGDESVLKNLWQHQDAILCCSLKSSPVFIFANKAGLDMLETTLVALQDITLDKIFDESGRKVLFSEFPKIMEQGFACLPGGICMSAMGRHISYEQAIAWKVFASSEENTVHCLAFSFINWSFV
- the LOC132600410 gene encoding homeobox-leucine zipper protein REVOLUTA isoform X2; amino-acid sequence: MAMVAHQQRENSSGSITKHLDSSGKYVRYTAEQVEALERVYAECPKPSSLRRQQLIRECPILSNIEPKQIKVWFQNRRCREKQRKESSRLQTVNRKLSAMNKLLMEENDRLQKQVSQLVCENGYMRQQLTASAATTDVSCESVVTTPQHSLRDATNPAGLLSIAEETLAEFLSKATGTAVDWVPMPGMKPGPDSVGIFAISHSCSGVAARACGLVSLEPTKIAEILKDRPSWFRDCRNVEVFTMFAAGNGGTIELLYTQTYAPTTLAPARDFWTLRYTTTLENGSLVVCERSLSGTGAGPNPAAASQFVRAQMLPSGYLIRPCDGGGSIIHIVDHLNLEAWSAPEILRPLYESSKVVGQKMTIAALRYARQIAQETSGEVVYGLGRQPAVLRTFSQRLCRGFNDAINGFSDDGWSMLSSDGTEDVIVAVNSRKNLPTSSIPLSPLGGILCAKASMLLQNVPPAVLVRFLREHRSEWADFNVDAYVASALKSCPYTYPGMRPTRFTGSQIIMPLGHTIEHEEMLEVIRLEGHSIGQEDAFMPRDIHLLQMCSGTDENAVGACSELVFAPIDEMFPDDAPLLPSGFRIIPLESKSRDAQDTLNAHRTLDLASSLEVGPATNAATGDAASCYSARSVLTIAFQFPFEDNLQENVATMARQYVRSVVSSVQRVAMAISPTGVNPTLGSKLSPGSPEAVTLSHWICQSYSYHMGTELLRADSSGDESVLKNLWQHQDAILCCSLKSSPVFIFANKAGLDMLETTLVALQDITLDKIFDESGRKVLFSEFPKIMEQGFACLPGGISMSAIG